A genomic stretch from Candidatus Methylacidiphilales bacterium includes:
- a CDS encoding DUF2306 domain-containing protein yields the protein VRRDVPTHRAWMMRAYAIGLGAATQIVVFIPLAPFGTPDPLSASLLLTMGWVINLAVAEWMIRRGEQPRVAMAAAG from the coding sequence CGTGCGCCGCGATGTGCCGACACACCGCGCCTGGATGATGCGGGCCTATGCGATCGGGCTCGGCGCCGCCACGCAGATCGTCGTGTTCATCCCGCTCGCGCCGTTCGGCACGCCCGATCCGCTGAGTGCATCGCTGCTGTTGACCATGGGCTGGGTGATCAACCTCGCCGTGGCGGAATGGATGATCCGCCGCGGCGAGCAGCCGCGCGTTGCAATGGCCGCGGCGGGTTAA
- a CDS encoding cold-shock protein, which produces MTNGTVKFFNSTKGFGFIQPDDGSKDAFVHISAVERAGFSGLGEGQKLSYDLETGRDGKVSATNLRML; this is translated from the coding sequence ATGACCAATGGCACCGTAAAATTCTTCAATTCGACCAAGGGCTTTGGCTTCATCCAGCCGGATGATGGCTCCAAGGACGCCTTCGTTCACATCTCGGCCGTCGAGCGGGCCGGCTTCTCGGGCCTCGGCGAGGGCCAGAAGCTCTCCTACGACCTCGAGACCGGCCGCGACGGCAAGGTGTCGGCGACCAATCTCCGTATGCTCTAA
- a CDS encoding sodium-translocating pyrophosphatase produces MNVLHFVGGSTFAQIEWNFLGRYGIETALLAGAVALVFAGWLIKWILAQPAGNEKMREIASAIEEGAKAYLRRQVNSIALIAAILFFVIGFAKDWTTSVGFLVGAVFSLLAGYIGMRVAVLSNVRTTQGATESSRKALRVAFNGGAVTGMLVVGLALLSVGGFYLAVLALGDTRLAINSLVGLALGSSLISVFARLGGGIYTKAADVGADLVGKIESNLDEDDPRNPATIADNVGDNVGDCAGMAADVFETYVVTLIGAVLVAFLTLSSVPAAVIYPFLVGAVSVFGAIAGIAYVNLTKQNANAALRRGVGISALVTGVFLYPVTKFMFPAPVMIGGLLRSPDEIFFAGLVGLAMTFIVVIITNYYTATEHAPVRKIAQASETGHATNIIAGLAVGSHATALPVGCIGLAILASYHFAGLFGIAIAAMAMLSMAGIIISLDAFGPITDNAGGIAVMSELPKEVRHITDELDAIGNTMKAVTKGYAIASAGLASLVLFGSYVQELKAHWELAGHVVQSLEFSLTEPKVIIGLFLGGMLPFIFTAYSMDAVGKAAGAVVSEVRRQIAEKPGLLLGTEKADYGRCVDIVTTAALREMILPALLPVIFVVAVAAIPQLGAVVLGGVLVGSIVTGLFVAISMTSSGGAWDNAKKSFEDGFVDSKGEKHFKGSEAHKASVTGDTVGDPYKDTAGPAVNPMIKITNIVALLLLAVLAHLGGAA; encoded by the coding sequence ATGAATGTGTTGCATTTTGTGGGGGGCTCGACCTTCGCCCAGATCGAATGGAATTTTCTCGGACGCTACGGGATCGAAACAGCCCTTTTGGCCGGTGCGGTGGCCCTGGTCTTCGCTGGATGGTTGATCAAATGGATCCTCGCCCAGCCCGCAGGGAATGAAAAGATGCGCGAGATCGCCTCGGCCATCGAGGAAGGCGCCAAGGCCTACCTCCGCCGCCAGGTCAACAGCATCGCCCTCATCGCCGCCATCCTCTTCTTCGTCATCGGCTTCGCCAAGGATTGGACCACGAGTGTCGGCTTCCTGGTCGGTGCGGTCTTCAGCCTCCTGGCCGGTTACATCGGCATGCGCGTGGCCGTCCTCTCCAACGTCCGCACCACCCAGGGGGCCACCGAATCCAGCCGCAAGGCCCTCCGCGTCGCCTTCAATGGCGGTGCCGTCACCGGCATGCTCGTCGTCGGCCTCGCCCTCCTCTCGGTAGGCGGTTTCTATCTCGCCGTCCTCGCCCTCGGCGACACTCGCCTGGCCATCAACAGCCTCGTCGGCCTGGCCCTCGGCAGCAGCCTCATCAGCGTCTTCGCCCGTCTCGGCGGCGGCATCTACACCAAGGCCGCCGACGTCGGCGCCGACCTCGTCGGCAAGATCGAATCCAACCTCGACGAGGACGACCCACGCAACCCGGCCACCATCGCCGACAATGTGGGCGACAACGTGGGCGATTGCGCCGGCATGGCCGCCGACGTCTTCGAGACCTATGTCGTCACCCTCATCGGCGCCGTCTTGGTCGCCTTCCTCACGCTTTCTTCCGTCCCCGCCGCCGTCATCTATCCCTTCCTCGTCGGTGCCGTCTCGGTCTTCGGTGCCATCGCCGGCATCGCCTACGTCAACCTGACCAAACAAAATGCCAATGCCGCCCTCCGTCGCGGAGTCGGCATCAGTGCCCTCGTGACCGGGGTTTTTCTCTACCCGGTGACCAAGTTCATGTTCCCCGCCCCGGTCATGATCGGCGGCCTGTTGCGCAGTCCCGATGAAATCTTCTTCGCCGGCCTCGTTGGCCTGGCCATGACTTTCATCGTGGTCATCATCACCAATTACTACACCGCCACCGAACACGCCCCGGTGCGCAAAATCGCCCAGGCTTCCGAAACCGGCCACGCCACCAACATCATCGCCGGTCTCGCCGTCGGGTCGCACGCCACCGCCCTCCCGGTGGGTTGCATCGGTCTGGCCATCCTCGCCTCCTATCACTTTGCCGGCCTCTTCGGCATCGCCATCGCCGCCATGGCCATGTTGAGCATGGCCGGGATCATCATTTCCCTCGACGCCTTCGGTCCCATCACCGACAACGCCGGCGGCATCGCCGTCATGTCCGAATTGCCGAAGGAGGTCCGCCACATCACCGACGAACTCGACGCCATCGGCAACACCATGAAGGCCGTCACCAAGGGCTATGCCATCGCTTCCGCCGGTCTGGCCTCGTTGGTTCTTTTCGGTTCCTACGTCCAGGAACTCAAGGCGCACTGGGAACTGGCCGGTCATGTGGTCCAGAGCCTCGAATTCTCCCTCACCGAACCCAAGGTCATCATCGGTCTCTTCCTCGGTGGCATGCTGCCGTTCATCTTTACGGCCTACAGCATGGATGCCGTCGGCAAGGCCGCGGGCGCTGTGGTCTCCGAAGTCCGCCGCCAGATCGCGGAAAAACCCGGCCTGCTCCTCGGCACGGAAAAGGCCGACTACGGACGCTGTGTCGACATCGTCACCACCGCCGCCCTCCGCGAGATGATCCTGCCCGCCCTCCTGCCGGTCATCTTCGTCGTCGCCGTCGCGGCCATCCCTCAACTCGGCGCGGTCGTGCTCGGCGGCGTGCTCGTCGGCAGCATCGTCACCGGCCTCTTTGTCGCCATTTCCATGACCTCGAGCGGCGGCGCCTGGGACAACGCCAAGAAGAGCTTCGAAGACGGCTTCGTCGACAGCAAGGGCGAAAAGCACTTCAAGGGCTCGGAAGCCCACAAGGCCTCCGTCACAGGCGACACCGTCGGCGACCCCTACAAGGATACGGCCGGCCCGGCCGTGAACCCAATGATCAAGATCACTAACATCGTGGCGCTGCTGTTGCTCGCCGTGCTGGCACATCTGGGCGGCGCGGCGTAA
- a CDS encoding polyphenol oxidase family protein — MIRFPELDALPVDYAFTEREADVHPGMGEGPQTLARQGFSSPLWVQAEQVHGAESSVCGVIQADSVIPGVDGLITDVPNLTLIIRVADCAPVFLVDPVRKVVGLVHSGRRGTSLNIVPGAIARMVRNCGCDVADLHAVIGPCIRPPHYEVDFAAAIARQARDSGVPRVSDCGLNTAADLKRFYSYRVEQGQTGRHFAALRLRK, encoded by the coding sequence GTGATCCGCTTTCCCGAACTGGATGCTTTGCCGGTGGATTATGCCTTCACCGAGCGCGAAGCCGATGTGCACCCCGGAATGGGCGAAGGGCCGCAAACCCTGGCCCGACAGGGGTTCTCCAGCCCGCTCTGGGTCCAGGCCGAACAGGTCCACGGGGCGGAATCCTCCGTCTGCGGCGTCATCCAAGCAGACTCGGTCATCCCCGGGGTTGATGGTCTGATCACGGATGTGCCCAACCTGACCTTGATCATCCGGGTGGCCGACTGCGCCCCGGTGTTTCTCGTTGATCCGGTCCGGAAGGTCGTGGGGCTGGTCCATTCGGGCCGTCGCGGCACCAGCCTGAACATCGTACCGGGGGCGATCGCGCGGATGGTGCGCAACTGCGGCTGCGATGTGGCCGACCTGCATGCGGTCATCGGGCCCTGCATCCGCCCGCCGCATTATGAGGTGGATTTCGCCGCCGCCATCGCCCGCCAAGCCCGGGATTCAGGCGTCCCTCGGGTCAGCGATTGCGGCCTGAATACGGCCGCCGACCTGAAACGCTTTTATTCCTACCGGGTCGAGCAAGGCCAGACGGGACGCCACTTTGCCGCCCTGCGCTTGCGCAAATAG
- the gcvP gene encoding aminomethyl-transferring glycine dehydrogenase — MHQTLASSDPSSLDPHAFAPRHLGPSEGETRGMLEALGVDSIATLIRQVVPDSIRVPALLPELQPLDETAALARLKSYAAQNRTWRTYIGQGYYPSILPPVILRNVLENPGWYTAYTPYQAEIAQGRLEALLTFQTMVTDLTGMEIANASLLDEATAAAEAVGMCAALVDNLAERPVFLASDRCHPQTLAVVRTRARAIGIEVRVGDANAFTFEPGTIGVLVQYPDTHGRVEDWSGLVGKAHAAGAKVVVATDLLALTLLRPPGEFGADIVVGSTQRFGMPLGFGGPHAAFFATRDAFKRSMPGRLIGVSKDSAGKPAMRLSLQTREQHIRRDKATSNICTAQVLPAVIATMYAVYHGPERLRTIAARIHGRTRALAAHLASAGFSLEDGPFFDTLSLRVSGQDRADILARAHQAEINLRHDDPSRIGVSLDETVGDDALNTLAAVLTGRPAALSWQPGLPEASFRRTSEYLQHPNFQTYHSETEMLRYLKRLENRDIALTHSMIALGSCTMKLNATAEMIPMTWPEFGNVHPFAPEEQWQGYRAMFDDLERWLAAVTGFQAVSLQPNAGSQGEYAGLLAIQKFHQARGEGHRDICLIPQSAHGTNFASAVMCGLKVVVTKCDDMGNVDLADLQTHIAAHRDRLSCVMVTYPSTHGVFEEEIRDICAAVHGAGGQVYMDGANMNAQVGLCSPGAIGADVCHLNLHKTFCIPHGGGGPGMGPIAVASHLAGYLPQNPVAAVDPEHQVGAVCASSHGSGCILTISWTYMALMGGSGLTRATEIAILNANYIASRLRHAYPVVFQGRQGRVAHECIIDLRQFKASAGIEVEDVAKRLIDYGFHAPTMSWPVPGTLMIEPTESEPKDELDRFCDALLAIHQEIKDIEEGRLDRKDNPLKNAPHTAEVVVSDAWNRSYSRERAAFPLPWIRERKYWPPVGRVDNVHGDRNLFCSCIYPGKE, encoded by the coding sequence ATGCACCAGACTCTGGCCTCCTCTGATCCTTCTTCGCTCGACCCCCATGCCTTCGCCCCCCGTCACCTCGGGCCATCCGAAGGTGAAACCCGCGGGATGCTGGAAGCGCTCGGGGTTGATTCGATCGCGACCCTGATCCGCCAGGTGGTCCCCGACAGCATCCGTGTCCCCGCCCTCCTGCCTGAGCTTCAGCCCCTCGATGAAACCGCCGCCCTGGCCCGGCTGAAAAGCTACGCCGCACAGAACCGTACCTGGCGCACCTACATCGGCCAGGGTTATTACCCCAGCATTCTTCCCCCGGTCATCCTGCGCAATGTCCTGGAAAATCCCGGATGGTACACCGCCTACACTCCCTATCAGGCCGAAATCGCCCAGGGGCGTCTGGAAGCCCTTCTCACGTTCCAGACCATGGTCACCGACCTCACGGGAATGGAGATCGCCAACGCCTCGCTTCTCGACGAGGCCACCGCCGCCGCCGAGGCCGTGGGCATGTGTGCCGCTCTCGTCGACAATCTGGCCGAACGCCCCGTCTTCCTCGCCTCGGACCGTTGCCATCCGCAAACCCTCGCCGTGGTCCGGACCCGGGCCCGGGCCATCGGCATTGAGGTGAGGGTGGGGGACGCCAACGCTTTCACCTTCGAACCCGGCACCATCGGTGTGCTGGTCCAATACCCCGATACCCACGGTCGCGTCGAGGATTGGTCGGGCCTCGTAGGCAAGGCGCACGCCGCCGGGGCGAAAGTCGTGGTCGCCACCGACCTCCTGGCCCTGACCCTGCTCCGTCCGCCGGGCGAATTCGGCGCCGATATCGTGGTCGGCAGCACCCAGCGTTTCGGCATGCCCCTCGGCTTCGGCGGGCCGCACGCGGCCTTCTTCGCCACCCGCGATGCTTTCAAACGCAGCATGCCCGGCCGCCTCATCGGGGTCTCCAAAGACTCGGCCGGCAAGCCCGCCATGCGACTCTCGCTCCAGACCCGCGAGCAACACATCCGGCGCGACAAGGCCACCAGCAACATCTGCACCGCCCAGGTCCTGCCCGCGGTCATCGCCACCATGTATGCCGTTTACCACGGCCCCGAACGCCTGCGCACCATCGCCGCCCGCATCCACGGGCGCACCCGCGCCCTCGCCGCCCATCTGGCCTCCGCCGGATTCAGCCTCGAAGACGGACCGTTCTTCGACACGCTCTCACTGCGTGTTTCCGGCCAGGACCGGGCCGACATCCTGGCCCGGGCGCATCAAGCGGAAATCAATCTCCGACACGACGATCCATCCCGCATCGGTGTCTCCCTTGATGAAACCGTCGGAGACGATGCGCTCAACACCCTGGCCGCCGTCCTCACGGGCCGGCCCGCCGCACTCTCCTGGCAGCCCGGTCTTCCCGAGGCATCCTTCCGCCGCACTTCGGAGTACCTGCAGCACCCCAACTTCCAGACCTACCACTCCGAAACCGAAATGCTCCGCTATCTCAAGCGGCTGGAGAATCGGGACATCGCCCTGACCCACTCGATGATCGCCCTCGGATCCTGCACCATGAAGCTCAATGCCACCGCGGAGATGATTCCGATGACCTGGCCCGAGTTCGGCAATGTCCATCCCTTCGCACCGGAAGAACAGTGGCAGGGCTACCGGGCCATGTTCGACGACCTCGAACGCTGGCTCGCCGCCGTCACCGGTTTCCAGGCCGTTTCGCTCCAGCCCAATGCCGGCTCGCAGGGCGAATACGCCGGCCTCCTCGCCATCCAGAAATTCCACCAGGCCCGCGGGGAGGGGCACCGGGACATTTGCCTCATTCCGCAATCGGCCCACGGAACCAACTTTGCCAGCGCGGTCATGTGCGGGTTGAAGGTCGTCGTCACCAAATGCGATGACATGGGCAATGTCGATCTCGCCGACCTCCAGACCCACATCGCCGCCCACCGCGACCGCCTTTCCTGCGTCATGGTCACTTATCCCTCCACCCACGGGGTCTTCGAGGAGGAAATCCGCGACATCTGCGCCGCCGTCCACGGGGCCGGGGGACAGGTCTACATGGACGGGGCCAACATGAATGCCCAGGTCGGCCTTTGCAGCCCCGGGGCCATCGGGGCCGATGTCTGCCACCTCAACCTCCACAAAACGTTCTGCATCCCCCATGGCGGCGGCGGTCCGGGCATGGGTCCGATCGCGGTCGCTTCCCACCTGGCCGGCTATCTGCCGCAAAACCCCGTCGCTGCCGTTGACCCCGAACACCAGGTCGGCGCGGTCTGCGCCAGTTCGCACGGCAGCGGGTGTATCCTCACCATCTCCTGGACCTACATGGCCCTCATGGGCGGATCCGGTCTGACCCGCGCCACCGAGATTGCCATCCTCAACGCCAACTACATCGCCTCCCGCCTCCGACATGCCTACCCCGTCGTCTTCCAGGGACGGCAGGGACGGGTGGCCCACGAATGCATCATTGATTTGCGCCAGTTCAAGGCAAGTGCGGGTATCGAGGTGGAGGATGTGGCCAAGCGCCTGATCGATTACGGCTTCCACGCCCCCACCATGTCCTGGCCCGTGCCCGGCACCCTCATGATCGAACCGACCGAGAGCGAGCCCAAGGACGAACTCGACCGCTTCTGCGACGCCCTGCTGGCCATCCACCAGGAAATCAAGGACATCGAAGAAGGCCGCCTGGACCGCAAGGACAACCCCCTCAAGAACGCCCCCCACACCGCCGAAGTGGTTGTCTCGGATGCCTGGAACCGTTCCTACTCCCGCGAACGTGCCGCCTTCCCGCTGCCCTGGATCCGCGAGCGGAAATACTGGCCCCCCGTGGGCCGGGTCGACAATGTCCACGGCGACCGCAATCTCTTCTGCTCCTGCATTTACCCGGGTAAAGAATGA
- a CDS encoding dihydrofolate reductase family protein — MSIPPRPVRRDGEGGHGARRKSKDYIMRKVTAGLFHSVDGAVEAPDQWQFDAFDDELGAILGQVIGATDAVILGRVGYEAWSKDFGEGGDEFFGPFINTVPKFVASRTLKAPLGWQNSTLIAGDVAAFVRDLKQQPGGEIAVMGGIQIVRSLFLAGLMDELSLITHPVVAGAGYRRLFDARDTVRLELIRSVTTSKGNVVSTYTLRT; from the coding sequence ATGTCGATTCCTCCGCGGCCCGTTCGTCGCGATGGTGAAGGCGGCCACGGGGCGCGCCGCAAGAGCAAGGATTACATCATGCGCAAAGTTACAGCCGGTCTCTTCCACTCCGTCGATGGCGCCGTCGAGGCGCCTGATCAGTGGCAGTTCGATGCGTTCGACGATGAGCTCGGGGCGATCCTCGGCCAGGTGATCGGCGCCACCGACGCCGTCATCCTCGGCCGCGTGGGCTACGAGGCGTGGAGCAAGGATTTCGGCGAAGGCGGCGACGAGTTCTTCGGCCCCTTCATCAACACTGTGCCGAAGTTCGTCGCCTCGCGCACGCTCAAGGCGCCGCTCGGTTGGCAGAACAGCACGCTGATCGCGGGCGACGTCGCGGCCTTCGTGCGCGATCTCAAGCAGCAGCCCGGCGGCGAGATCGCCGTGATGGGCGGCATCCAGATCGTCCGCTCCCTCTTCCTCGCGGGCCTCATGGACGAGCTGTCGCTCATCACCCATCCGGTGGTCGCCGGTGCCGGCTACCGCCGTCTCTTCGACGCCAGGGACACGGTTCGCCTCGAGCTGATCCGCAGCGTCACCACCAGCAAGGGCAACGTCGTCAGCACCTACACGCTCAGGACGTAG
- a CDS encoding aldo/keto reductase, translated as MSSDRRDFLKKIGLAGAASLAPFSSKGAPADEPTPAPAGNPKPVTVPRRKFGKHDLTVSCLCLGGHTLRTASDEEAAKIVDAALECGIDFFDNAWDYHGGGAEELMGQLLRGRRDKVFLMTKVCSNHKGGGKKAAMAMLEDSLRRLRTDHLDLWQLHELVSLAQVETAYQVDETLEALTEAKKQGKVRFIGFTGHANAAAHLAMLERQFPFDACLMPVSAVNFQKGPNFNLQGKDYSEQVLPVLVKQQIAALAMKTMGGDGAPIRSGMMTAEEALRYALSQPVASVLTGVNQVGHLLANARIAASFVPMTTAEMRALEDRFARHTGNELYAYYLGGHHRDGSRV; from the coding sequence ATGTCGAGCGATCGCCGCGATTTCCTCAAGAAAATCGGTCTGGCCGGGGCCGCCTCCCTGGCTCCGTTCTCATCCAAGGGAGCCCCTGCAGATGAACCCACCCCGGCGCCCGCAGGCAACCCCAAGCCCGTCACGGTGCCCCGGCGCAAGTTCGGCAAACACGACCTGACCGTTTCCTGCCTCTGTCTCGGCGGCCACACCCTGCGCACCGCCTCCGATGAGGAAGCGGCCAAGATTGTCGACGCCGCGCTCGAGTGCGGGATCGATTTCTTCGACAACGCCTGGGATTACCACGGGGGAGGGGCCGAGGAATTGATGGGCCAGCTCCTTCGGGGCCGCCGGGACAAGGTCTTTCTCATGACCAAGGTGTGCAGCAACCACAAGGGCGGGGGAAAGAAGGCCGCCATGGCGATGTTGGAGGACTCCCTCCGCCGCCTCCGCACCGACCACCTCGACCTCTGGCAATTGCACGAGCTTGTCTCGCTGGCGCAGGTGGAAACGGCCTACCAAGTGGATGAGACCCTCGAGGCCCTGACCGAGGCCAAAAAGCAGGGCAAGGTGCGCTTCATCGGGTTCACCGGCCATGCCAACGCGGCCGCCCACTTGGCCATGCTCGAGCGGCAGTTCCCCTTCGACGCCTGCCTGATGCCCGTCTCCGCCGTCAATTTCCAGAAAGGCCCGAATTTCAATCTCCAAGGGAAGGACTACTCCGAGCAGGTGCTGCCGGTCTTGGTCAAACAACAGATCGCCGCTCTGGCCATGAAAACCATGGGCGGCGACGGTGCCCCCATCCGCTCCGGCATGATGACGGCTGAGGAGGCCTTGCGCTACGCTTTGTCACAGCCCGTGGCCTCGGTGCTCACCGGTGTCAATCAAGTCGGGCATCTGCTGGCCAACGCACGCATCGCCGCTTCCTTCGTCCCGATGACCACGGCGGAAATGCGCGCCTTGGAAGACCGCTTTGCCCGACATACAGGCAACGAGCTTTACGCCTACTACCTCGGCGGCCATCACCGTGATGGTTCTCGGGTTTGA